The genomic interval GCGACCATCGAGAGCACCTGCACGAGCGACCCGACGCCGACCTCGCGCGCGGTGCCGGTCGCGCCCGTCACGGAGTCCGCGATGCCGTCGAGCGAGAACAGCGTCCCGGCGGCGAACAGGAAGAGGGCGAACGCGGTCTGCCGGAGGCCGAAGCGGAGATGGCGGGTCGCGCCCGCCGTCTCCACGCGCACCGTCTCGACGTTCGGGCGGTCGGCGTACCGCACGCGCTCGCCGCTCCCGGTCGGCGTGAGCGCGACGACGCGGTGCGTGGTGACGACGAGCGCGTTCGCGCCGCAGTCCACGCGCTCCACGACCGACTCGCCGTCGAACAACACCTCGGAGAGCGCGACGGACATCACGGAGGGGTTCGCCGGCGGCGCTGATAAGCGTGCCCGCCGACCGCCAGCACAACGCGTATCCGATAGGCTACCACATCGCCCGCATGGGCACAGCCGAACTCGACGCGACCGCCATCGACGACGTTCTCACCGAACGCGGCACGGGCACGCTCTCGCTCGCGACCGACGACGACGCCTACGCCGTGCCGCAGTCGTTCGGGTACGACGGGGACGCGCTCTACTTCCAGCTCATCTACGACGAGGACAGCGAGAAGATGGCGCGCATCGAGGCGACCGACGTGGCGTCGTTCACCGCGTACAGCGAAGCTCCGCCGCGGAGCGTGCTCGCGCGCGGTCCCATCGAGGCCGTTTCAGGCGACGGCGAATCGGCGGCGACGGCGGCCATCGCGGAGAACGCGTGGCTCCCGACGGTGAACGTGATTCCGGAGCGCGGGTTCGACGAACTCGACTCCGCGTACTACCGGCTTC from Salarchaeum japonicum carries:
- a CDS encoding pyridoxamine 5'-phosphate oxidase family protein; amino-acid sequence: MGTAELDATAIDDVLTERGTGTLSLATDDDAYAVPQSFGYDGDALYFQLIYDEDSEKMARIEATDVASFTAYSEAPPRSVLARGPIEAVSGDGESAATAAIAENAWLPTVNVIPERGFDELDSAYYRLRPRKLTGRSFGVGFDAPTA